From the genome of Vigna angularis cultivar LongXiaoDou No.4 chromosome 11, ASM1680809v1, whole genome shotgun sequence, one region includes:
- the LOC108333034 gene encoding metal transporter Nramp6: MAITGSGSGQPQFISSTGNRSFSNAPLIENSDTNQVVVPDRRSWKNLFAYMGPGFLVSIAYIDPGNFETDLQAGAQYKYELLWIILVASCAALVIQSMAANLGVVTGKHLAEHCRTEYPRVPNFILWIIAEIAIVACDIPEVIGTAFALNMLFNIPVWIGVLLTGLSTLILLALQQYGVRKLEFLIAFLVFTIAACFMAELGYAKPDAKEVTKGLFVPELKGNGATGLAISLLGAMVMPHNLFLHSALVLSRKIPRSVRGIKEACSFYMIESAFALSVAFLINVCVISVSGAVCNSSNLNAEDQMSCQNLDLNEASFLLRNVLGKWSSKLFGIALLASGQSSTITGTYAGQYVMQGFLDLRLEPWIRNMLTRCLAIVPSLIVAVIGGSAGAGKLIIIASMILSFELPFALVPLLKFASCKTKMGAHVNSTMISAVTWVIGTLIMAINIYYLITGFIKLLLHSHIEIVAKVFLGMIGFSGMAIYLAGIAYLVLRKNTEATHLLALTASENQQMTNEQGNGPIYSLPREDIVSMQLPQRSTPADVD, from the exons ATGGCTATCACAGGTTCTGGTTCCGGGCAGCCACAATTCATTTCGAGCACTGGCAACCGAAGCTTTTCCAATGCGCCACTCATTGAGAACTCAGATACTAATCAAGTTGTTGTGCCTGAT AGGAGAAGCTGGAAAAATTTATTTGCCTACATGGGGCCTGGATTTCTTGTATCCATTGCATACATAGACCCAGGGAACT TTGAGACAGATCTTCAGGCTGGGGCACAATATAAATATGAG TTACTTTGGATCATATTGGTGGCATCATGTGCTGCTCTTGTAATTCAATCAATGGCAGCAAATCTTGGGGTGGTCACTG GAAAACACTTAGCAGAGCATTGTAGAACTGAATATCCCCGGGTGCCCAACTTCATCCTTTGGATTATTGCTGAAATTGCTATAGTGGCCTGTGACATTCCTGAAG TAATTGGGACAGCCTTTGCATTGAACATGCTCTTCAACATACCCGTTTGGATTGGTGTTCTTCTGACAGGACTCAGCACATTGATCCTCTTGGCATTACAGCAATATGGG GTTAGGAAACTCGAATTCTTGATTGCATTTCTTGTATTTACAATTGCTGCATGTTTTATGGCTGAGCTTGGATATGCAAAGCCTGATGCTAAAGAAGTTACAAAGGGTCTTTTTGTGCCAGAACTAAAAGGAAATGGTGCAACTGGTCTCGCAATTTCCCTCCTTGGAGCTATGGTTATGCC GCACAATCTCTTCCTGCACTCAGCACTGGTGCTGTCTAGGAAAATTCCACGATCAGTTCGGGGAATCAAG GAGGCTTGTAGCTTTTACATGATAGAAAGTGCCTTCGCTCTCTCGGTGGCCTTCCTCATAAATGTTTGTGTTATTTCTGTAAGTGGTGCTGTTTGCAATTCTTCGAATTTGAATGCAGAAGATCAGATGAGCTGTCAGAATTTGGATCTGAACGAAGCCTCCTTCCTACTTAGA AATGTCTTGGGGAAATGGAGTTCAAAACTGTTTGGAATTGCTTTGCTTGCATCGGGTCAAAGTTCTACTATAACAGGAACATATGCAGGGCAGTATGTTATGCAG ggATTTCTTGATTTACGACTGGAGCCATGGATTCGGAATATGTTAACTCGTTGCTTAGCCATAGTTCCTAGTTTGATTGTTGCAGTCATTGGTGGATCAGCCGGGGCTGGGAAGCTCATAATAATTGCATCC ATGATCTTATCATTTGAACTTCCTTTTGCTTTGGTTCCACTCCTCAAGTTTGCAAGCTGCAAAACTAAGATGGGGGCACATGTCAACTCTACCATG ATTTCAGCAGTCACATGGGTAATCGGTACCCTCATTATGGCCATTAACATATACTACCTGATAACTGGCTTCATCAAGCTGCTTCTTCATAGCCACATAGAAATTGTGGCTAAGGTGTTTCTTGGAATGATTGGATTTTCAGGCATGGCAATATATTTGGCAGGTATAGCCTATCTAGTACTCCGCAAAAATACAGAGGCTACACACCTTTTGGCTCTAACAGCATCAGAAAATCAACAAATGACAAATGAACAAGGCAATGGACCAATCTATTCTCTTCCAAGAGAAGACATAGTAAGCATGCAATTGCCTCAAAGAAGTACTCCTGCTGATGTTGACTGA
- the LOC108334476 gene encoding cinnamoyl-CoA reductase 1, which yields MPSAESLPPSSQTICVTGAGGFIASWMVKLLLEKGYTVRGTLRNPDDPKNGHLKEFEGASDRLTLHKVDLLDVDSVRSVIHGCHGVFHTASPVTDNPEEMVEPAVNGAKNIIIAAAEAKVRRVVFTSSIGAVYMDPKRSIDLLVDESCWSDLEYCKNTKNWYCYGKAVAEQAAWDTAKEKGVDLVVVNPVLVLGPLLQPTINASTIHILKYLTGSAKTYANATQAYVHVKDVALAHILVYEKPSASGRYLCAESSLHRGELVEILAKYFPEYPVPTKCSDEKNPRAKPYTFSNQKLKDLGLEFTPVSQCLYETVKSLQEKGHLPVPAKQEDSTTVKS from the exons atgcCTTCTGCCGAATCATTGCCACCTTCCTCCCAAACAATCTGTGTCACCGGCGCCGGTGGCTTCATTGCATCTTGGATGGTAAAACTTCTCTTGGAGAAAGGCTACACTGTGAGAGGAACACTCAGAAACCCAG ATGATCCCAAGAACGGACACTTGAAAGAGTTTGAAGGAGCCTCCGACAGACTAACTCTGCATAAGGTTGACCTCCTTGACGTTGACTCCGTTAGATCAGTAATTCACGGCTGCCATGGTGTCTTTCACACAGCTTCTCCCGTCACCGATAACCCC GAAGAAATGGTGGAGCCAGCAGTGAATGGAGCGAAGAATATTATCATAGCAGCTGCAGAGGCAAAAGTACGACGTGTGGTGTTCACCTCATCGATTGGTGCCGTATACATGGACCCCAAAAGGAGCATCGATTTGTTGGTTGACGAGTCTTGTTGGAGTGATTTAGAGTATTGCAAGAACACTAAG AATTGGTACTGCTATGGGAAAGCTGTGGCTGAACAAGCAGCATGGGACACTGCCAAAGAGAAAGGAGTGGACTTGGTTGTAGTGAACCCTGTATTGGTTCTTGGACCATTACTACAACCAACCATCAATGCTAGCACGATTCACATCCTCAAGTACCTCACTGGCTCTGCCAAGACCTATGCAAATGCCACACAGGCTTATGTGCATGTGAAGGATGTGGCATTGGCCCACATACTTGTTTATGAAAAGCCTTCTGCTTCTGGTCGATACTTATGTGCTGAAAGCTCCCTGCACCGTGGAGAATTAGTTGAAATTCTGGCAAAGTATTTTCCTGAGTACCCAGTTCCCACCAA GTGTTCCGATGAAAAGAATCCCAGGGCAAAACCATACACCTTTTCAAACCAGAAGCTCAAAGATTTGGGATTGGAATTCACTCCAGTGAGTCAGTGTCTGTATGAAACGGTTAAGAGTCTGCAGGAGAAAGGGCACCTTCCTGTTCCTGCAAAGCAGGAAGATTCAACTACAGTGAAATCATGA
- the LOC108333164 gene encoding 40S ribosomal protein S12: MSGEEVVVAAEAPAAIPGEPMDIMTALQLVLRKSLAYGGLARGLHESAKIIEKHAAQLCVLAEDCDQPDYVKLVKALCAEHNVSLLTVPSAKTLGEWAGLCKIDSEGKARKVTGCSCVVVKDFGEEHEAYNVVLQHVKAN; this comes from the exons ATGTCAGG TGAAGAGGTAGTTGTTGCAGCTGAGGCACCTGCTGCCATTCCCGGTGAACCCATGGACATCATGACTGCTTTACAGCTTGTGCTGAGAAAATCTCTGGCTTACGGTGGGCTTGCAAGAGGTCTTCACGAAAGTGCCAAGATCATTGAGAAGCATGCTGCACAGCTCTGCGTTCTAGCAGAAGATTGTGACCAACCTGATTATGTGAAACTGGTGAAGGCCCTTTGCGCCGAGCACAATGTTAGCCTTTTGACAGTTCCAAGTGCAAAGACCCTTGGAGAATGGGCTGGT TTATGTAAGATTGACTCAGAAGGAAAGGCCAGGAAGGTAACTGGTTGCTCATGTGTGGTTGTTAAG GATTTTGGGGAGGAACATGAAGCCTATAATGTTGTTCTGCAGCACGTGAAAGCTAACTAA
- the LOC108333385 gene encoding aquaporin NIP6-1: protein MDNNEEIPSTPATPGTPGAPLFGGFNATNRSNNGNKNSLLKSCRCFTAADWSIEDGALPPVSCSLPPPPPVPLARKVGAEFIGTFILMFAATAAAIVNQKTNGSETLIGCAATTGLAVMIVILATGHISGAHLNPAVTLSFAALKHFPWKHVPMYIGAQVLASICAAFALKGVYHPFMSGGVTVPSGGYGQSFALEFIIAFNLMFVVTAVATDTRAVGELAGIAVGATVMLNILIAGPVSGGSMNPVRTLGPAIAANNYKAIWVYLIAPVLGALAGAGTYTAVKLPEEDDDAKAKASISFRR from the exons ATGGACAATAACGAAGAAATCCCTTCAACACCTGCCACACCAGGCACTCCAGGTGCACCTCTTTTTGGAGGTTTCAATGCCACCAATAGGTCTAATAATGGTAACAAGAACTCTCTTCTCAAGAGTTGTAGATGCTTCACCGCGGCGGATTGGAGCATAGAAGATGGAGCCTTACCACCCGTCTCATGCTCTTTGCCACCGCCTCCTCCTGTCCCTTTGGCAAGAAAGGTTGGTGCTGAGTTCATCGGAACCTTCATTCTCATGTTTGCCGCCACTGCTGCCGCCATTGTCAACCAGAAGACAAACGGCTCTGAGACACTCATAGGCTGTGCTGCCACCACTGGTCTCGCCGTTATGATCGTCATCCTTGCCACTGGCCATATCTCCGGTGCTCATCTCAATCCGGCTGTCACTCTTTCCTTTGCTGCATTGAAGCACTTTCCATGGAAGCAT GTGCCTATGTATATTGGTGCACAAGTTTTGGCATCTATTTGTGCTGCATTTGCTCTAAAAGGGGTTTATCATCCTTTCATGAGTGGTGGAGTCACAGTTCCTTCCGGAGGATATGGCCAATCTTTTGCTTTGGAATTCATTATTGCTTTCAATCTCATGTTTGTTGTCACTGCAGTTGCCACCGACACTAGAGCT GTTGGAGAACTCGCGGGAATCGCGGTAGGAGCCACTGTCATGCTCAACATACTTATAGCAgg ACCAGTATCAGGCGGCTCAATGAACCCAGTAAGAACATTAGGTCCTGCCATTGCAGCAAACAACTACAAAGCTATATGGGTTTATCTGATAGCTCCCGTACTTGGAGCTCTAGCCGGTGCAGGTACTTATACTGCAGTGAAGCTACCTGAAGAAGACGATGATGCCAAAGCAAAGGCTTCAATAAGCTTCAGAAGGTGA
- the LOC108333462 gene encoding uncharacterized protein LOC108333462 has protein sequence MEEGEGVSDPWLGIDKLYHLLMSFFLTFLFYAFASLTRYRRHAISIGSLLSLFAGAAKEAADHLGYFRSSGASLRDALANILGVCIASFALSLFPFSLRSPPPSHTRALSLV, from the coding sequence ATGGAGGAAGGAGAGGGAGTCTCAGACCCGTGGCTGGGAATCGACAAGCTCTATCACCTACTCATGTCTTTCTTCCTCACTTTTCTCTTTTACGCCTTCGCTTCTCTCACACGATACCGCCGTCACGCTATTTCCATCGGATCACTCCTCTCCCTCTTCGCCGGCGCCGCCAAAGAGGCCGCCGATCACCTCGGCTACTTCCGCTCTTCTGGGGCTTCTCTCAGGGACGCCCTTGCCAACATCCTCGGCGTCTGCATCGCTTCATtcgctctctctctcttcccaTTCTCGCTCCGATCCCCTCCGCCTTCTCACACGCGCGCCCTTTCCCTTGTTTGA